From one Ammospiza caudacuta isolate bAmmCau1 chromosome 8, bAmmCau1.pri, whole genome shotgun sequence genomic stretch:
- the NR4A2 gene encoding nuclear receptor subfamily 4 group A member 2 — translation MPCVQAQYGSSPQGASPASQSYSYHSSGEYSSDFLTPEFVKFSMDLTNTEITATTSLPSFSTFMDNYNTSYDVKPPCLYQMPLSGQQSSIKVEDIQMHGYQQHGHLPPQSEEMMSHSGSVYYKPSSPPTPSTPGFQVQHGPVWDEPGSLHNFHPNYVATTHMIEQRKTPVSRLSLFSFKQSPPGTPASSCQMRFEGPLHVPMGAEPAGPHPGVDGQPFAVPGGLRKQPPMAFPGLPLGPAPQLLDSQVPSPPSRGSPSNEGLCAVCGDNAACQHYGVRTCEGCKGFFKRTVQKNAKYVCLANKNCPVDKRRRNRCQYCRFQKCLAVGMVKEVVRTDSLKGRRGRLPSKPKSPQEPSPPSPPVSLISALVRAHVDSNPAMTSLDYSRFQANPDYQLSGDDTQHIQQFYDLLTGSMEIIRGWAEKIPGFTELPKTDQDLLFESAFLELFVLRLAYRSNPVEGKLIFCNGVVLHRLQCIRGFGEWIDSIVEFSSNLQNMNIDISAFSCIAALAMVTERHGLKEPKRVEELQNKIVNCLKDHVTFNNGGLNRPNYLSKLLGKLPELRTLCTQGLQRIFYLKLEDLVPPPAIIDKLFLDTLPF, via the exons ATGCCCTGCGTTCAGGCTCAGTATGGGTCCTCGCCTCAAGGAGCCAGCCCGGCCTCCCAGAGCTACAGCTACCACTCCTCGGGAGAGTACAGCTCCGATTTCCTGACTCCGGAGTTCGTCAAGTTTAGCATGGACCTCACCAACACCGAGATCACCGCCACCACTTCTCTCCCCAGCTTCAGCACCTTTATGGACAACTACAACACGAGCTACGACGTGAAGCCCCCCTGCTTGTACCAAATGCCCCTGTCGGGACAGCAGTCCTCCATTAAGGTGGAAGACATTCAGATGCACGGCTACCAGCAGCACGGCCACCTGCCGCCCCAGTCCGAGGAGATGATGTCCCACTCGGGCTCCGTCTACTACAAGCCCTCGTCGCCCCCGACCCCGTCCACGCCCGGCTTCCAGGTGCAGCACGGCCCCGTGTGGGACGAGCCCGGCTCCCTGCACAACTTCCACCCCAACTACGTGGCCACCACGCACATGATCGAGCAGCGCAAGACGCCCGTGTCCCGCCTGTCGCTGTTCTCCTTCAAGCAGTCCCCGCCCGGCACGCCCGCGTCCAGCTGCCAGATGCGCTTCGAGGGGCCCCTGCACGTGCCCATGGGCGCCGAGCCCGCGGGGCCGCACCCCGGCGTGGACGGGCAGCCGTTCGCCGTGCCCGGCGGGCTCCGCAAGCAGCCGCCCATGGCCTTCCCGGGGCTGCCGCTGGGCCCCGCGCCGCAGCTGCTGGACAGCCAGGTGCCCTCGCCGCCGTCCCGCGGCTCGCCCTCCAACGAGGGGCTCTGCGCCGTGTGCGGCGACAACGCGGCCTGCCAGCACTACGGCGTGCGCACCTGCGAGGGCTGCAAGGGCTTCTTCAAG CGCACGGTGCAGAAGAACGCCAAGTACGTGTGTCTGGCCAACAAGAACTGCCCGGTGGACAAGCGCCGCCGCAACCGCTGCCAGTACTGCCGCTTCCAGAAGTGCCTGGCCGTCGGCATGGTCAAGGAGG TGGTGCGCACGGACAGCCTCAAAGGCCGGCGCGGCCGCTTGCCGTCCAAACCGAAGAGCCCCCAGGAGCCTTCTCCCCCCTCTCCCCCGGTGAGTCTGATCAGTGCGCTGGTGAGAGCCCATGTCGACTCCAACCCGGCTATGACCAGCCTGGACTATTCCCGG TTCCAGGCTAACCCCGACTACCAGCTGAGCGGTGACGAcacccagcacatccagcagTTCTACGATCTGCTGACCGGCTCCATGGAGATCATCCGAGGGTGGGCGGAAAAAATCCCCGGCTTCACCGAGCTGCCCAAGACGGACCAGGACCTGCTGTTCGAGTCCGCCTTCCTGGAGCTGTTCGTGCTGCGCCTGGCGTACAG GTCCAACCCCGTGGAGGGGAAGCTGATCTTCTGCAACGGGGTGGTGCTGCACCGGTTGCAGTGCATCCGCGGCTTTGGGGAGTGGATCGATTCCATCGTGGAGTTCTCCTCCAACCTGCAGAACATGAACATCGACATCTCTGCCTTCTCGTGCATCGCTGCCCTGGCCATGGTGACAG AGAGGCACGGCCTCAAGGAACCCAAGCGGGTGGAAGAGCTTCAGAACAAGATTGTAAATTGTCTCAAAGACCACGTGACTTTCAATAACGGGGGGCTGAATCGCCCCAACTATTTGTCCAAACTCTTGGGGAAGCTCCCCGAACTCCGCACGCTTTGCACGCAGGGGCTGCAGCGCATTTTCTACCTGAAACTGGAGGATTTGGTGCCACCGCCAGCAATAATCGACAAACTTTTCCTGGACACTTTACCTTTCTAA